A region from the Bactrocera dorsalis isolate Fly_Bdor chromosome 1, ASM2337382v1, whole genome shotgun sequence genome encodes:
- the LOC125776200 gene encoding odorant receptor 94a-like, with amino-acid sequence MEFDNINGARRVIKVLQYMGLWRFDASWQTYYAAYSYILHFSFTFPYTVMMWVDVVQASDLEKFSYIMYMSLTELALLAKVTNVWINSKIFVHFFHVLANDEVYRLRSEEECTLWSKVHKYYRFIAFMYFAMSITLVTIAFVGVLFSAEYELPFPYAPPFEWRNEHGYWYAYFYELVAMPVTCFSNCGFDMIQCYMLLHLSLCYQMIAGRLQEMGKWKGQSGRLSGFSEVRLLHEFVSLVKLHRSTKKLSADCETFVSFPFLIQIMCSSFVLCFSAYRLQQVSISENPSQFCTLILAVIVMILQIFVPCYCGNEIILRSGALNNAIYNADWIQCSPKMRKYLIIYMEMLKVPVKVRAGNFFEIGLPVFVKTMNNTYSLMALLLNMNK; translated from the exons ATGGAGTTTGACAACATAAACGGCGCACGACGCGTCATTAAAGTTTTACAATACATGGGCCTCTGGCGTTTCGATGCCTCGTGGCAAACGTACTACGCCGCATATTCCTATATTTTACACTTCTCATTCACCTTTCCGTACACGGTGATGATGTGGGTGGACGTAGTGCAGGCCTCCGACTTGGAAAAGTTCTCCTACATTATGTACATGTCACTAACGGAGCTGGCATTGTTGGCCAAGGTCACTAATGTTTGgataaattcgaaaatatttgtgcaCTTCTTCCATGTATTGGCCAATGATGAGGTGTACAGACTGCGTTCAGAGGAGGAATGTACACTTTGGTCCAAGGTACATAAATATTATCGTTTCATTGCTTTTATGTATTTCGCAATGAGCATAACGCTGGTGACAATCGCATTTGTTGGTGTGCTCTTTTCGGCGGAATACGAACTGCCCTTTCCTTATGCGCCGCCATTCGAGTGGCGTAATGAGCACGGCTATTGGTATGCATACTTTTATGAGTTGGTGGCCATGCCGGTGACATGTTTCTCCAATTGTGGATTCGATATGATCCAGTGCTATATGCTTTTGCATTTGTCGTTGTGTTATCAAATGATTGCAGGACGCTTGCAGGAAATGGGAAAGTGGAAGGGACAGTCAGGTCGCTTAAGCGGTTTCAGTGAGGTGCGATTATTGCATGAATTTGTCAGCTTGGTCAAATTACATAGAAGTACAAAGAA ACTCTCGGCGGACTGCGAGACATTTGTTTCATTCCCATTTCTTATACAGATAATGTGCTCCTCATTTGTGCTCTGTTTTAGTGCATACCGGTTGCAGCAG GTCAGCATTTCCGAGAACCCCTCACAATTTTGTACATTAATTTTGGCTGTGATTGTTATGATCTTACAAATTTTCGTACCCTGCTATTGTGGTAACGAAATTATATTGCGTTCTGGTGCGCTGAATAATGCCATTTATAATGCCGATTGGATACAGTGTTCACCAAAAATGCGCAAATATTTgataatttatatggaaatgcTGAAGGTGCCGGTGAAAGTGCGGGCAGGGAACTTTTTCGAAATTGGACTGCCGGTTTTTGTGAAG ACAATGAATAATACGTACAGCTTAATGGCACTGCTGcttaatatgaataaataa
- the LOC105223083 gene encoding annulin isoform X1 encodes MGNKLSNCAFCEHFQHGSWSPAQRIKEPAASVRMMNVNVNAGVISKLTYDKIDAAEADAILTVQSVDLCLAENNDEHKTDHFFAAKEALIVRRGDPFRLRIHFNRSYNPTRDAISFIFTVADENKPSPGHGTLVGLVPRDGIDYLGDPLEWAAGIESHEDKALTVLIKPAVTCPVTEWKLDVDTKLLSDGSKTFSIPVPIYILFNPWCPDDQVYLPDHDQRKEYIMHDTTLIWRGSYNRMRPSVWKLGQFERHVLECSIKLIGTVGRIPAAYRGDPVRVARALSAAVNSVDDDGVILGNWSEDFSGGTAPTKWVGSTEILQQFYKTQKPVKFGQCWNFSGVLTTIARTLGIPSRIVTCYSAAHDTQGSLTVDIFIDQNNKKLDAETTDSIWNYHVWNEVWMQRPDLGIGTYGAYGGWQAVDATPQEPSDSMYRVGPASVVAVKNGEILRPFDCGFVYSEVNADKVYWRYNGPYQPIKLLRKDTLAIGHLISTKAVLKWEREDITATYKYEEKTDEERNIMLKALKQSGHAFSRYYLNDNFNDVEFDMSLKDDIKIGESFTVIVKITNKSKDSTHVASGQLNCDAVLYTGTNAEEVKSMPFEVELKPEMSEFVRMEVQFDEYFKKLTSQAAFNISCAAKVKGTDYEYYAQDDFRVRKPDIKFTFQGKIVSQLPVDVIVRLTNPLPIPLKKGMFYIEGPGIEKALRFKIAEIPVGGTAASTFKYVPPYAGRGTLLAKFNCKELDDVDGYTHYEIEPRPEDIINNGTNRSHNIIRRRTDVVA; translated from the exons ATGGGCAATAAATTATCGAATTGTGCCTTTTGTGAGCATTTTCAACATGGCAGCTGGAGTCCCGCGCAACGCATCAAAGAACCGGCGGCGTCAGTGCGTATGATGAACGTGAATGTCAATGCAGGTGTCATCTCAAAATTGACATACGACAAAATCG ACGCCGCTGAAGCTGATGCCATACTCACCGTTCAAAGTGTCGATCTCTGTCTGGCGGAAAACAATGACGAACACAAAACAGATCACTTTTTCGCCGCCAAAGAGGCGTTAATTGTGCGACGcggtgatccatttcgattaCGCATACATTTCAATCGCTCATACAATCCTACGCGAGATGCAATCAGTTTCATTTTTACCGTAGCTGATGAAAATAAACCAAGTCCCGGACATGGTACATTGGTGGGTCTAGTGCCACGTGATGGCATTGACTACCTGGGCGATCCACTGGAGTGGGCGGCTGGGATTGAGTCGCATGAGGACAAGGCACTAACGGTGCTTATTAAACCGGCCGTCACATGCCCGGTCACCGAATGGAAATTAGATGTTGATACGAAATTACTTAGCGATGGCTCAAAGACCTTTTCCATACCTGTGCCAATTTACATACTCTTCAATCCTTGGTGTCCCGATGATCAAGTCTATTTGCCGGATCATGATCAACGCAAGGAATATATTATGCACGATACGACGCTTATTTGGCGTGGCTCATACAATCGCATGCGACCTTCAGTGTGGAAGTTGGGACAATTCGAGCGACATGTATTGGAATGCTCAATAAAATTGATTGGTACAGTTGGACGCATACCAGCCGCTTATCGTGGTGATCCAGTGCGTGTGGCACGCGCGTTATCAGCCGCTGTCAATTCGGTAGATGACGATGGTGTCATACTTGGAAATTGGAGCGAGGATTTCTCTGGTGGTACTGCGCCAACTAAATGGGTTGGTTCCACCGAAATTTTACAACAATtctataaaacacaaaaaccgGTGAAATTTGGACAGTGCTGGAATTTCTCCGGTGTACTAACAACCATTGCGCGTACGCTTGGTATACCATCACGCATAGTCACATGCTATTCGGCGGCACACGATACGCAAGGTTCGCTAACGGTGGACATATTCATCGATCAGAACAATAAGAAATTGGATGCGGAAACAACCGACTCCATATGGAATTATCACGTTTGGAATGAGGTTTGGATGCAACGCCCAGACTTAGGTATTGGTACCTATGGCGCGTATGGCGGTTGGCAGGCAGTGGATGCCACACCGCAAGAACCCTCCGATAGTATGTATCGTGTTGGACCAGCATCGGTGGTGGCAGTTAAAAATGGTGAAATCTTGCGACCGTTCGACTGTGGCTTCGTTTATTCGGAAGTGAATGCCGACAAGGTGTATTGGCGTTATAACGGACCTTACCAACCAATTAAGTTATTGCGCAAGGACACACTGGCGATTGGTCACTTGATCAGCACAAAAGCAGTACTCAAATGGGAACGCGAAGATATCACAGCCACATACAAATATGAAGAGAAGACTGACGAGGAACGCAACATAATGCTGAAGGCATTGAAGCAATCGGGTCACGCATTCAGCCGCTATTACTTAAATGATAATTTCAACGACGTCGAATTCGATATGTCGCTAAAGGATGACATAAAAATCGGCGAGAGTTTTACAGTTATTGTTAAAATTACTAATAAGTCCAAAGATAGCACGCACGTGGCCAGCGGTCAGCTAAACTGTGATGCAGTACTGTATACGGGCACCAATGCGGAAGAAGTGAAATCCATGCCATTCGAGGTCGAATTGAAGCCAGAAATGTCGGAATTTGTGCGCATGGAAGTGCAATTCGATGAATACTTTAAAAAATTGACATCACAA GCTGCTTTTAATATATCCTGTGCTGCTAAGGTAAAGGGCACAGATTACGAATACTACGCACAGGATGATTTCCGCGTACGTAAGCCGGATATTAAGTTCACATTCCAGGGCAAAATCGTGTCACAGCTACCCGTCGATGTGATCGTACGTTTAACAAATCCTCTGCCTATACCTCTTAAGAAGGGTATGTTCTATATTGAGGGACCCGGTATCGAGAAAGCGCTGCGGTTCAAG attgcAGAGATCCCCGTGGGTGGTACAGCTGCTTCCACCTTCAAATATGTCCCGCCATATGCAGGACGTGGCACATTGCTGGCAAAATTCAATTGTAAGGAACTAGACGATGTTGACGGTTACACGCACTACGAAATTGAGCCGAGGCCCGAGGATATTATCAACAACGGTACAAATCGATCACATAATATTATACGACGCAGAACGGATGTCGTAGCGTGA
- the LOC105223082 gene encoding phospholipase A1 2 isoform X1: protein MFFISFKNMTRFLISFIYLTIFVRAFAEVELKDEDYNKTWMYMPNGEGEMEVAYLVEPPVEKDRSEVSDFIQLEYYGSTNPNKPVTTVFSLSESPISTRQSQERRKRETWEELADRFKADMNTKILVHGWKSSSRSNSIQAIRNAYADRGNVNVFAINWSDQADNIYYLEPARYTVQVGKAVAKLIDLLVEDKGAESKDIHLIGHSLGAHIMGYAGSYTRHRVGRITGKLCRISNYACIYVVNTYCIYLLGLDPARPAFEGNTGPENHLDATDADFVDVIHTCAGILGFKQPIGAVDFYPNGGGAFQPGCKEPMQILTGCSHGRSCEYFAESINSKKGFLATACNSIVDANAMNCTGQRILMGDPVLGNARGIYSVKTADKPNFALGMEG from the exons ATGTTTTtcattagttttaaaaatatgactCGTTTTCTAATAAGCTTCATATACTTAACAATTTTTG TTAGAGCTTTCGCTGAAGTGGAGCTTAAGGATGAGGACTACAATAAAACCTGGATGTATATGCCCAATGGCGAGGGAGAAATGGAAGTGGCATATCTAGTTGAACCACCAGTCGAAAAAGATCGCAGCGAAGTTTCTGATTTCATACAGCTTGAGTATTATGGCAG TACAAACCCCAATAAACCCGTGACGACTGTATTTTCGCTGAGTGAAAGTCCAATTAGTACACGCCAAAGTCAAGAACGACGCAAACGAGAGACATGGGAGGAGCTAGCTGACAGATTCAAAGCCGATATGAATACGAAGATTTTGGTGCATGGCTGGAAATCTAGTTCACGCAGTAACTCCATACAAGCAATACGCAATGCGTACGCCGATCGCGGCAATGTGAATGTATTCGCCATAAATTGGAGCGATCAGGCGGACAACATTTATTACCTTGAGCCTGCACGTTATACTGTGCAAGTGGGCAAAGCAGTTGCGAAATTAATTGATTTGCTGGTGGAGGATAAAGGTGCCGAATCCAAGGATATCCATTTGATAGGGCATAGCTTGGGTGCGCATATTATGGGCTATGCGGGGTCGTACACTAGGCACAGAGTCGGTCGCATTACAGGCAAGTTATGCCGGATTTCAAACTATGCTTGTATTTATGtagtaaatacatattgtatttatttattaggttTGGATCCTGCGCGCCCCGCTTTTGAGGGGAATACTGGACCAGAGAATCATCTGGATGCCACCGATGCTGACTTTGTGGATGTCATACACACCTGTGCGGGTATTTTGGGTTTCAAGCAGCCAATCGGTGCGGTTGATTTTTATCCAAATGGCGGTGGCGCTTTTCAACCGGGCTGCAAGGAGCCGATGCAGATATTAA CTGGCTGCAGTCACGGTCGCTCTTGTGAATATTTCGCAGAGTCCATTAATAGTAAAAAGGGTTTCCTAGCTACCGCCTGCAATTCCATAGTGGATGCTAATGCTATGAACTGTACTGGTCAACGAATTCTAATGGGTGACCCTGTATTAGGAAATGCGCGTGGTATATATTCAGTAAAAACGGCCGATAAGCCTAATTTTGCGCTTGGCATGGAAGGTTga
- the LOC105223081 gene encoding barrier-to-autointegration factor, with protein sequence MAGTSQKYRNFVAEPMGEKSVTELAGIGETLGGRLIEAGFDKAYTVLGQYLILKKDEELFKDWMKEVCNASSKQASDCYNCLNDWCEEFL encoded by the exons atggcaGGCACATcacaaaaatatagaaattttgttGCTGAGCCCATGGGTGAAAAGTCAGTGACAGAATTGGCTGGAATTGGAGAAACGCTGGGAGGACGTCTTATTGAGGCGGGATTTGATAAG GCTTATACCGTATTAGGTCAGTATTTGATATTGAAAAAGGATGAAGAATTGTTCAAAGACTGGATGAAGGAAGTATGTAATGCGAGCTCTAAGCAGGCATCAGATTGCTACAACTGTCTGAACGATTGGTGTGAAGAGTTCCTGTGA
- the LOC105223082 gene encoding pancreatic triacylglycerol lipase isoform X2, producing MFFISFKNMTRFLISFIYLTIFVRAFAEVELKDEDYNKTWMYMPNGEGEMEVAYLVEPPVEKDRSEVSDFIQLEYYGSTNPNKPVTTVFSLSESPISTRQSQERRKRETWEELADRFKADMNTKILVHGWKSSSRSNSIQAIRNAYADRGNVNVFAINWSDQADNIYYLEPARYTVQVGKAVAKLIDLLVEDKGAESKDIHLIGHSLGAHIMGYAGSYTRHRVGRITGLDPARPAFEGNTGPENHLDATDADFVDVIHTCAGILGFKQPIGAVDFYPNGGGAFQPGCKEPMQILTGCSHGRSCEYFAESINSKKGFLATACNSIVDANAMNCTGQRILMGDPVLGNARGIYSVKTADKPNFALGMEG from the exons ATGTTTTtcattagttttaaaaatatgactCGTTTTCTAATAAGCTTCATATACTTAACAATTTTTG TTAGAGCTTTCGCTGAAGTGGAGCTTAAGGATGAGGACTACAATAAAACCTGGATGTATATGCCCAATGGCGAGGGAGAAATGGAAGTGGCATATCTAGTTGAACCACCAGTCGAAAAAGATCGCAGCGAAGTTTCTGATTTCATACAGCTTGAGTATTATGGCAG TACAAACCCCAATAAACCCGTGACGACTGTATTTTCGCTGAGTGAAAGTCCAATTAGTACACGCCAAAGTCAAGAACGACGCAAACGAGAGACATGGGAGGAGCTAGCTGACAGATTCAAAGCCGATATGAATACGAAGATTTTGGTGCATGGCTGGAAATCTAGTTCACGCAGTAACTCCATACAAGCAATACGCAATGCGTACGCCGATCGCGGCAATGTGAATGTATTCGCCATAAATTGGAGCGATCAGGCGGACAACATTTATTACCTTGAGCCTGCACGTTATACTGTGCAAGTGGGCAAAGCAGTTGCGAAATTAATTGATTTGCTGGTGGAGGATAAAGGTGCCGAATCCAAGGATATCCATTTGATAGGGCATAGCTTGGGTGCGCATATTATGGGCTATGCGGGGTCGTACACTAGGCACAGAGTCGGTCGCATTACAG gttTGGATCCTGCGCGCCCCGCTTTTGAGGGGAATACTGGACCAGAGAATCATCTGGATGCCACCGATGCTGACTTTGTGGATGTCATACACACCTGTGCGGGTATTTTGGGTTTCAAGCAGCCAATCGGTGCGGTTGATTTTTATCCAAATGGCGGTGGCGCTTTTCAACCGGGCTGCAAGGAGCCGATGCAGATATTAA CTGGCTGCAGTCACGGTCGCTCTTGTGAATATTTCGCAGAGTCCATTAATAGTAAAAAGGGTTTCCTAGCTACCGCCTGCAATTCCATAGTGGATGCTAATGCTATGAACTGTACTGGTCAACGAATTCTAATGGGTGACCCTGTATTAGGAAATGCGCGTGGTATATATTCAGTAAAAACGGCCGATAAGCCTAATTTTGCGCTTGGCATGGAAGGTTga
- the LOC105223083 gene encoding annulin isoform X2, protein MSSWYANIVPGWVNRWISPPRPVNPYRAIRPANENAAEADAILTVQSVDLCLAENNDEHKTDHFFAAKEALIVRRGDPFRLRIHFNRSYNPTRDAISFIFTVADENKPSPGHGTLVGLVPRDGIDYLGDPLEWAAGIESHEDKALTVLIKPAVTCPVTEWKLDVDTKLLSDGSKTFSIPVPIYILFNPWCPDDQVYLPDHDQRKEYIMHDTTLIWRGSYNRMRPSVWKLGQFERHVLECSIKLIGTVGRIPAAYRGDPVRVARALSAAVNSVDDDGVILGNWSEDFSGGTAPTKWVGSTEILQQFYKTQKPVKFGQCWNFSGVLTTIARTLGIPSRIVTCYSAAHDTQGSLTVDIFIDQNNKKLDAETTDSIWNYHVWNEVWMQRPDLGIGTYGAYGGWQAVDATPQEPSDSMYRVGPASVVAVKNGEILRPFDCGFVYSEVNADKVYWRYNGPYQPIKLLRKDTLAIGHLISTKAVLKWEREDITATYKYEEKTDEERNIMLKALKQSGHAFSRYYLNDNFNDVEFDMSLKDDIKIGESFTVIVKITNKSKDSTHVASGQLNCDAVLYTGTNAEEVKSMPFEVELKPEMSEFVRMEVQFDEYFKKLTSQAAFNISCAAKVKGTDYEYYAQDDFRVRKPDIKFTFQGKIVSQLPVDVIVRLTNPLPIPLKKGMFYIEGPGIEKALRFKIAEIPVGGTAASTFKYVPPYAGRGTLLAKFNCKELDDVDGYTHYEIEPRPEDIINNGTNRSHNIIRRRTDVVA, encoded by the exons ATGAGCAGTTGGTATGCGAATATTGTGCCGGGCTGGGTAAATCGCTGGATAAGTCCACCGCGTCCAGTCAATCCCTATCGCGCCATACGTCCGGCAaatgaaa ACGCCGCTGAAGCTGATGCCATACTCACCGTTCAAAGTGTCGATCTCTGTCTGGCGGAAAACAATGACGAACACAAAACAGATCACTTTTTCGCCGCCAAAGAGGCGTTAATTGTGCGACGcggtgatccatttcgattaCGCATACATTTCAATCGCTCATACAATCCTACGCGAGATGCAATCAGTTTCATTTTTACCGTAGCTGATGAAAATAAACCAAGTCCCGGACATGGTACATTGGTGGGTCTAGTGCCACGTGATGGCATTGACTACCTGGGCGATCCACTGGAGTGGGCGGCTGGGATTGAGTCGCATGAGGACAAGGCACTAACGGTGCTTATTAAACCGGCCGTCACATGCCCGGTCACCGAATGGAAATTAGATGTTGATACGAAATTACTTAGCGATGGCTCAAAGACCTTTTCCATACCTGTGCCAATTTACATACTCTTCAATCCTTGGTGTCCCGATGATCAAGTCTATTTGCCGGATCATGATCAACGCAAGGAATATATTATGCACGATACGACGCTTATTTGGCGTGGCTCATACAATCGCATGCGACCTTCAGTGTGGAAGTTGGGACAATTCGAGCGACATGTATTGGAATGCTCAATAAAATTGATTGGTACAGTTGGACGCATACCAGCCGCTTATCGTGGTGATCCAGTGCGTGTGGCACGCGCGTTATCAGCCGCTGTCAATTCGGTAGATGACGATGGTGTCATACTTGGAAATTGGAGCGAGGATTTCTCTGGTGGTACTGCGCCAACTAAATGGGTTGGTTCCACCGAAATTTTACAACAATtctataaaacacaaaaaccgGTGAAATTTGGACAGTGCTGGAATTTCTCCGGTGTACTAACAACCATTGCGCGTACGCTTGGTATACCATCACGCATAGTCACATGCTATTCGGCGGCACACGATACGCAAGGTTCGCTAACGGTGGACATATTCATCGATCAGAACAATAAGAAATTGGATGCGGAAACAACCGACTCCATATGGAATTATCACGTTTGGAATGAGGTTTGGATGCAACGCCCAGACTTAGGTATTGGTACCTATGGCGCGTATGGCGGTTGGCAGGCAGTGGATGCCACACCGCAAGAACCCTCCGATAGTATGTATCGTGTTGGACCAGCATCGGTGGTGGCAGTTAAAAATGGTGAAATCTTGCGACCGTTCGACTGTGGCTTCGTTTATTCGGAAGTGAATGCCGACAAGGTGTATTGGCGTTATAACGGACCTTACCAACCAATTAAGTTATTGCGCAAGGACACACTGGCGATTGGTCACTTGATCAGCACAAAAGCAGTACTCAAATGGGAACGCGAAGATATCACAGCCACATACAAATATGAAGAGAAGACTGACGAGGAACGCAACATAATGCTGAAGGCATTGAAGCAATCGGGTCACGCATTCAGCCGCTATTACTTAAATGATAATTTCAACGACGTCGAATTCGATATGTCGCTAAAGGATGACATAAAAATCGGCGAGAGTTTTACAGTTATTGTTAAAATTACTAATAAGTCCAAAGATAGCACGCACGTGGCCAGCGGTCAGCTAAACTGTGATGCAGTACTGTATACGGGCACCAATGCGGAAGAAGTGAAATCCATGCCATTCGAGGTCGAATTGAAGCCAGAAATGTCGGAATTTGTGCGCATGGAAGTGCAATTCGATGAATACTTTAAAAAATTGACATCACAA GCTGCTTTTAATATATCCTGTGCTGCTAAGGTAAAGGGCACAGATTACGAATACTACGCACAGGATGATTTCCGCGTACGTAAGCCGGATATTAAGTTCACATTCCAGGGCAAAATCGTGTCACAGCTACCCGTCGATGTGATCGTACGTTTAACAAATCCTCTGCCTATACCTCTTAAGAAGGGTATGTTCTATATTGAGGGACCCGGTATCGAGAAAGCGCTGCGGTTCAAG attgcAGAGATCCCCGTGGGTGGTACAGCTGCTTCCACCTTCAAATATGTCCCGCCATATGCAGGACGTGGCACATTGCTGGCAAAATTCAATTGTAAGGAACTAGACGATGTTGACGGTTACACGCACTACGAAATTGAGCCGAGGCCCGAGGATATTATCAACAACGGTACAAATCGATCACATAATATTATACGACGCAGAACGGATGTCGTAGCGTGA